ACGGGTCGCTCACGCTGGAGCGTCGGATGAGCGCCGGCGGTACGTACGACGCGCTGGACGCTCGCCGCGAGTCGGGCGACGTGGCGACGACGACGTTCCGGGAGGGTCGGTGGTGGTACCCGACCGTCTACCGGACGGCAGACGGCGAGCGGAAGGGAACGTACGTGAACGTCTGCACGCCCGTCGAGGCGTTCCCCGATCAGATTCGCTACGTCGACCTCCACGTCGACGTGGTGAAACACGCCGACGGTCGCGTGGAGCGCGTCGACGACGACGAACTGGACGAGGCGGTCGAGCGCGGGCAGCTCACCGAGGAACTCGCGGAGAAGGCGCGCAGCGTCGCCGGGGCGCTCGAACGGGCGCTGTAAGTCACAGTTTCGGGGCGTCGCTCAGCCCGAGTCGTCGCTCAGTCCAACTCGCGGATGACACGCGCGGGGTTGCCGCCGACGAGGGTGTCCGCCGGCACGTCGCGAGTGACGACCGACCCGGACGCGACCACGGCGCGGTCGCCGACCGTGACGCCCGGGTTGAGTATCGCCCGGCCGCCGACCCACACGTCGTCGCCGACGGTGACCGGCTCGGCCGACTCGTTCCCGCGGCGCGCCTCGGCGTCCATCGGGTGGGTCGCGGTGTACACGTGGACCCCCGGACCGAGTTTGCAGTAGTCGCCGAAGCGCACGGGCGCGGCGTCGAGGACGACACAGTCGAAGTTGGCGTAGAACTCGTCACCGACGTGGAGATTGTAGCCGTAGTCACACCGGAACGGCGGTTCGACGAAGGCTCTGTCGCCGAGACTCCCGAACAGCTCGTCGAGGATCGCTCGTCTGGTTGCCGGTTCGTCGGGGCCAGTGTCGCCGTACTCGGCCGTGAGTCGGCGCACCCGCCGTCGGTCGGCGACGAGGTCGGGATCCTCGGGGTCGTACGACTCACCCGCGGTCATCCGTTCGCGTTCGCTCGGCACGAGTGGGCGTCGCGGTCGGGGGAGAAAGAACCTCGGGGGCCGCCGCGCTCAGAAGTGGTCTGCCGACTCCGAGGAGTACTGGAGGTCGCCGCCGCGACCGCCCTCGACAGTGCTGGAGCCCATGTCGCCCGTGTCGGGCACCTTCACGTGGACCTCCTGCACCTCGTCGAAGTCCATGATGAGGTCGCGCTTGATGTTCTGTGCGGTGATGTCCGAGATGCCACAGCCGGAGCACGTGCCGCCCAACTCCACGACGACGACGCCCTCGTCGGGGTCGGCCTCGCGCACGACGCTGGTCCCGCCGTGCATCTGGATGATCGGCATCTGCCCGACCATCCACGTCTCGACGCGCTCCGCGAGGTCGCTCATGGACTGAACTTCGGCCCGGGAGGCTTGAAACCTTGCGGTTCCGCGACACCGCCGATAGCCGGAAGAAACTCCCTCACGGTCGTTCGAGACGGATCCAGGAGGAACGCAGTGGCGTCACTCCGCCGCGTCGTCGCCCTCGCCACCTCCGCGGCCCCGCGACCGTCGCCGCGCCAGCGCAGTTCCGCCAGCGATCCCCGCGAGCGCGACGAGGGCACCGAACCCGGGGGCGGCGGCGGCCGACGGGGTGGGCGAGTCCGTCGGCGTCGACGGCGGGTGCGGTGTGGCACTCGGCGTCGGCGAAGCAGTTCGTGTGGCGACCGTCGTCGTGACCGCTGCCTCGAATCGGGTCCGGTCGCCACCCGCGCCCGGCGCGTCGGGAAACGTCCACAGACCGGCGTCGGCGCCGTCGCGCGTGCCCATCGACGTGGCGACGAAGGCGTCACCGGGCACCGCGAGACGGGCGGTCCAAAAACGGGTGGTCGCCGGGTCGGCCCACCACGTCTCCTCGACGGGGTCGCTCGGGTCGGACACGTCGTGGCGTTTCACGCCGCCCTGGTACCAGGCCGTGTACAGCGTGTCCCCTCGGAAGTCGAGGTTGTGCGCGGTCGTCCACGTCCCCCCGAACGTGGGGTCGGGCGTCGGCGGCGGGTTGATACGCGACAGGTGTGCGGGGGCGGCGGGGTCGGTCACGTCGTACAGGTCGACGCCGCTTGGACCACCGCGCACGTCGCCGTCGCGCTCGACGGCCCACGTCTCGCGACCGACCGCGAGCACGTCGCCGCCGGGCGACAACAGCGAGTAGTGGTGGTTCCCGGGCGGGACGACGCCCGCACGGGGACCGGCGTCGGCGAGAGGCCCGGGGTTGCTCGGGTCGACGGCGCCGAGGAACGAGGGGTCGGTGGGGTCGGACACGTCCAGCAGGTACGTCCCGGCGTCCCAGTAGGCGAGCGCGGCGACGCCGTCGACGACGGTCACGTCGTGGACCGTCCGGAGTCCCGAGCGCACGGACACCCAGCCGTCGTCGTGGTCGAACAGCGACCAGCGGGCGGCCTCCGTCGCCGTGTCGAGGTCGACGACGACGAGGGGGTTCCCCTCCTCGCCGTTCCCCGTCAGGTAGCAGTAGCGACCGTCGAGGTCGCAGTTGTGGATCGGGAACTCGGTGGGGTAGAAGTCCAGTTCCGTGGGGTCGGTGGGGTCGGACACGTTGACGACGAGCACGCCGTGGGGGAGGTCTCGACCGGGGTGGGCCGGGCCGACGACGGCGAGGCGGTCGCCGGACACCTTCACGTCGTTGAGGAGGCCCAGCGGTCCGTCGGGGTGGTCCGGGAGCAGGTCGCGACGCTCTGCGAGGAGCGTGGGCTCGGCCGGGTCGGACACGTCGACCGTGGCGTAGCCGTCGCCGAGCGCGAGGTACGCCGTCGCGCCGTCGGCGGAGACGACGGCCTCGCGGGCACCGGCGACCGAGAGGGAGCCGAGCGGTTCGTAGCCCGCCGACGAGTCGCCGGACTGTGCGCTCGCACGACGGACGGAGGGGCTGCCGAGGACGCCCGCGCCGAGGGCCGCCCCGGCAGCGCGGAGCACGCGACGGCGTCGCATACCGGACGGTCGGGCCGGACGCTGATAGGGGTAGCGACGGTCGACGAGGCGGGTGCGAGAAGGGAGCGGGCGTGGGCAGTGTGGGTAACGTGCTGGTACTACGTCGTCCGCTCGCCCGTGCCGCCGGTGATGGCCGACGCGAGCGCGCCTTTCACCACCACGTCGTCGCCCATGTTGGTTAGTTGTACGTCTGGGACGTTGACGAAGGTCGTCTCCTCCAGGCGCTCGCGCACGGGGTCGAGCACGAGGTCGGGGTTGTTGAGCGCGACCGCGCCGCCGACGCGGACGACGAGCGGGGCGTAGGCGTTCGCGAGGTTGGTGAAGCCGACGACGTTCCAGTCGGCGACCCGCTCGATCACCAGGTCGGCGAGCGGGTCGGCGTCGTGGGCCTCGAACACGTCGACCGCGGAGAAGTCGGGGTCGTCGACGGGGAGGTCGGTGTGGATGTCCTCGGCGTCGGCGAGGTGGCGCGCGTACTTCGGGATGTTGTTGCCAGAACAGTACGCCTCCCAGTGGCCGTCGCGGCCACAGCCACACGTCATCGTGCCGGTGGCGTCGACGACCATGTGGCCGACCTCGCCGGCGTTACCGTCCCACCCGGAGAGGACGTGGCCGTCGACGCAGACGCCCGCGCCCAGCCCCGAGGAGATGGTGACGTACGCCATGTCGTCGGGGTTGCGGTCGCTGAGGAAGCGCTCGCCGATGACGCCAGCGATAGTGTCGTTGTGGAGGTACACGCGGTCGGTGTGTAACAGTTCGCCGAGGGGACCGACGAGGGGGACGCGCCCGATGTCGGGGATGTTCGCCGGCCCGTCGATGACGCCCTCGGCCAAGTCCAGAGGACCGATCGACCCGATCCCGGCGGCCGCGACGACGCTCGGGTCGACGTTCGCCTTCGCGCACGCCTCGCGGACCACGCGCAACACCGCCTCGGTGATCGCGATGCCGGAGGTCCGCGGCGTGTCTGTCTCGGCCCGTGCGATGATGTCGGCCTCGTCGTCGCCGACGACGCCGCGGAGGTTCGTGGCCCCGAGGTCCACGCCCACGTAGTAGGCCATCGTTCTCGGTGTGACCGCGGCGGCACTTACGGATACCGCTTTCTCACATCAATGCGAGTTAATCGATGTCGCGGCTGTCGCTGTCGAGCCCCGGGTGGCACAGACGACTCCCAGGGAGGGGCCGATCAAAGCCAACAAAACGGAAGGAAACCGCCGATCGCACTCTCGCGTCCTTACTGCTCGCGGACGAACGTCACCGGGCACGGCGCCGACAGCAGGATCTGCTGGGCGGTCGACCCGAACACGGCCTTCCCGGTCGGCGAGCGCTTGCGGC
The DNA window shown above is from Halobaculum marinum and carries:
- a CDS encoding sugar O-acetyltransferase translates to MPSERERMTAGESYDPEDPDLVADRRRVRRLTAEYGDTGPDEPATRRAILDELFGSLGDRAFVEPPFRCDYGYNLHVGDEFYANFDCVVLDAAPVRFGDYCKLGPGVHVYTATHPMDAEARRGNESAEPVTVGDDVWVGGRAILNPGVTVGDRAVVASGSVVTRDVPADTLVGGNPARVIRELD
- a CDS encoding ROK family protein; this encodes MAYYVGVDLGATNLRGVVGDDEADIIARAETDTPRTSGIAITEAVLRVVREACAKANVDPSVVAAAGIGSIGPLDLAEGVIDGPANIPDIGRVPLVGPLGELLHTDRVYLHNDTIAGVIGERFLSDRNPDDMAYVTISSGLGAGVCVDGHVLSGWDGNAGEVGHMVVDATGTMTCGCGRDGHWEAYCSGNNIPKYARHLADAEDIHTDLPVDDPDFSAVDVFEAHDADPLADLVIERVADWNVVGFTNLANAYAPLVVRVGGAVALNNPDLVLDPVRERLEETTFVNVPDVQLTNMGDDVVVKGALASAITGGTGERTT
- a CDS encoding LVIVD repeat-containing protein; this encodes MRRRRVLRAAGAALGAGVLGSPSVRRASAQSGDSSAGYEPLGSLSVAGAREAVVSADGATAYLALGDGYATVDVSDPAEPTLLAERRDLLPDHPDGPLGLLNDVKVSGDRLAVVGPAHPGRDLPHGVLVVNVSDPTDPTELDFYPTEFPIHNCDLDGRYCYLTGNGEEGNPLVVVDLDTATEAARWSLFDHDDGWVSVRSGLRTVHDVTVVDGVAALAYWDAGTYLLDVSDPTDPSFLGAVDPSNPGPLADAGPRAGVVPPGNHHYSLLSPGGDVLAVGRETWAVERDGDVRGGPSGVDLYDVTDPAAPAHLSRINPPPTPDPTFGGTWTTAHNLDFRGDTLYTAWYQGGVKRHDVSDPSDPVEETWWADPATTRFWTARLAVPGDAFVATSMGTRDGADAGLWTFPDAPGAGGDRTRFEAAVTTTVATRTASPTPSATPHPPSTPTDSPTPSAAAAPGFGALVALAGIAGGTALARRRSRGRGGGEGDDAAE
- a CDS encoding NifU family protein; translation: MSDLAERVETWMVGQMPIIQMHGGTSVVREADPDEGVVVVELGGTCSGCGISDITAQNIKRDLIMDFDEVQEVHVKVPDTGDMGSSTVEGGRGGDLQYSSESADHF